A single genomic interval of Hevea brasiliensis isolate MT/VB/25A 57/8 chromosome 4, ASM3005281v1, whole genome shotgun sequence harbors:
- the LOC110663907 gene encoding NAC transcription factor 56 isoform X1 — protein sequence MESTDSSSGSQQPNLPPGFRFHPTDEELVVHYLKKKASSSPLPVAIIAEVDLYKFDPWELPAKATFGEQEWYFFSPRDRKYPNGVRPNRAATSGYWKATGTDKPVLTSGGTQKVGVKKALVFYGGKPPKGIKTNWIMHEYRLADKKVSNKPPGCDLGNKKNSLRLDDWVLCRIYKKNNTLRPMDHDKDDSVEDMLGSIPPSISVGTQQNTKLQLVNGPNYEALVENEQNFFNAMLSNDGINNTNFFSQLASSTSRPAELSMLPLKRTHPSLYWSDDDAGGPPSSKRFQGDNGDGSVVRTDGNGSIASLLSQLPQTPPLHQQTMLGSMGDGIFRPPYQLSNLNWYS from the exons ATGGAGAGCACCGATTCGTCTTCAGGCTCGCAACAGCCCAACCTTCCACCGGGGTTCAGGTTCCATCCTACCGACGAAGAGCTAGTGGTTCACTACCTCAAGAAAAAGGCCTCCTCTTCTCCTCTTCCGGTAGCAATTATCGCAGAAGTTGATCTTTACAAGTTTGATCCCTGGGAATTACCGG CGAAGGCGACATTTGGCGAGCAAGAATGGTACTTTTTTAGTCCAAGAGACCGGAAGTACCCCAACGGTGTGAGGCCAAACAGGGCAGCAACTTCAGGGTATTGGAAGGCCACCGGAACTGATAAGCCAGTATTAACTTCTGGGGGTACTCAAAAGGTTGGTGTTAAGAAAGCTCTTGTTTTCTATGGAGGGAAGCCCCCGAAAGGAATCAAAACCAATTGGATCATGCATGAGTACAGATTAGCAGATAAAAAAGTCAGTAACAAGCCCCCAGGATGTGACTTGGGCAACAAGAAAAACTCCTTAAGG CTTGACGATTGGGTTTTGTGTCGAATATACAAGAAAAATAACACACTTCGACCAATGGATCACGATAAAGATGATTCTGTGGAGGATATGCTTGGATCAATACCACCATCGATATCAGTTGGTACCCAACAGAATACGAAACTGCAGCTCGTAAATGGCCCAAACTATGAAGCATTGGTTGAAAATGAGCAGAATTTTTTTAACGCAATGTTAAGCAACGATGGCATTAATAACACTAACTTTTTCTCTCAGTTGGCCTCTTCAACCTCTAGACCTGCAGAGCTGTCTATGCTTCCTCTCAAAAGAACACACCCATCTCTGTATTGGAGCGATGACGACGCGGGTGGACCTCCATCAAGCAAGAGATTTCAGGGGGATAATGGAGATGGAAGTGTTGTGAGGACTGATGGGAACGGTTCCATAGCCTCTCTGCTTAGCCAGCTCCCACAAACACCTCCATTGCACCAACAAACAATGTTGGGGTCTATGGGAGATGGGATTTTTAGGCCACCATACCAGCTATCAAACCTGAATTGGTATTCTTGA
- the LOC110663907 gene encoding NAC transcription factor 56 isoform X2 codes for MESTDSSSGSQQPNLPPGFRFHPTDEELVVHYLKKKASSSPLPVAIIAEVDLYKFDPWELPAKATFGEQEWYFFSPRDRKYPNGVRPNRAATSGYWKATGTDKPVLTSGGTQKVGVKKALVFYGGKPPKGIKTNWIMHEYRLADKKVSNKPPGCDLGNKKNSLRLDDWVLCRIYKKNNTLRPMDHDKDDSVEDMLGSIPPSISVGTQQNTKLQLLASSTSRPAELSMLPLKRTHPSLYWSDDDAGGPPSSKRFQGDNGDGSVVRTDGNGSIASLLSQLPQTPPLHQQTMLGSMGDGIFRPPYQLSNLNWYS; via the exons ATGGAGAGCACCGATTCGTCTTCAGGCTCGCAACAGCCCAACCTTCCACCGGGGTTCAGGTTCCATCCTACCGACGAAGAGCTAGTGGTTCACTACCTCAAGAAAAAGGCCTCCTCTTCTCCTCTTCCGGTAGCAATTATCGCAGAAGTTGATCTTTACAAGTTTGATCCCTGGGAATTACCGG CGAAGGCGACATTTGGCGAGCAAGAATGGTACTTTTTTAGTCCAAGAGACCGGAAGTACCCCAACGGTGTGAGGCCAAACAGGGCAGCAACTTCAGGGTATTGGAAGGCCACCGGAACTGATAAGCCAGTATTAACTTCTGGGGGTACTCAAAAGGTTGGTGTTAAGAAAGCTCTTGTTTTCTATGGAGGGAAGCCCCCGAAAGGAATCAAAACCAATTGGATCATGCATGAGTACAGATTAGCAGATAAAAAAGTCAGTAACAAGCCCCCAGGATGTGACTTGGGCAACAAGAAAAACTCCTTAAGG CTTGACGATTGGGTTTTGTGTCGAATATACAAGAAAAATAACACACTTCGACCAATGGATCACGATAAAGATGATTCTGTGGAGGATATGCTTGGATCAATACCACCATCGATATCAGTTGGTACCCAACAGAATACGAAACTGCAGCTC TTGGCCTCTTCAACCTCTAGACCTGCAGAGCTGTCTATGCTTCCTCTCAAAAGAACACACCCATCTCTGTATTGGAGCGATGACGACGCGGGTGGACCTCCATCAAGCAAGAGATTTCAGGGGGATAATGGAGATGGAAGTGTTGTGAGGACTGATGGGAACGGTTCCATAGCCTCTCTGCTTAGCCAGCTCCCACAAACACCTCCATTGCACCAACAAACAATGTTGGGGTCTATGGGAGATGGGATTTTTAGGCCACCATACCAGCTATCAAACCTGAATTGGTATTCTTGA